In Gossypium arboreum isolate Shixiya-1 chromosome 3, ASM2569848v2, whole genome shotgun sequence, the sequence ATTCTGCATTTATGTTTTCTCTGCATTACCAATTCTTCACGGATGATTTAATAATTGAACTAGATGTTTTAGGCTCTAGGACATGACCTATTCTCATCGAAACTATTCTGCCTGTTTAAGAACTTGACGCTGTTCTTAGATATTGTTGGGTGGAGTACCTCTTCCTTACGGCGACGAAATGAACTTCCTAAGGTAACCATCAAGCATATTCGTGGAAGCTTTTAATTGGTATAACCTGCTGTGAACCTAATGCCAACTTGGATTTCTGTCCATATCAGATCAAACATCTTCCAAGAAGTGACAGATACCCACATGTCATTAATGTGGAGCCAGCAAAAACAGCCACCCTTGATGAAACCCCCATTGAGGCCAAAATCAATGGAGATGAGAAGATAAACATGGAAGGTTtgcttattatttatattttaaaattagaaatCAAATAACTTTCTATAAAATTTCCTTTGTTATTTTTGGTTGGTGGCATCTTTCACTTCACTAGAATTGGTTTGTAATAATTCTTAGTAGTCACTGGGAGTTCTAGCAGATGTAAAAGATCAAAGGACAGCATAAAAACAACACTCTTCCCAATTTCAATCGGCAATGCATATGGAATTGTTAGTGAAGAGGTAGCTAGGATGGCATTAGCCTCGAGCCAATAAACAAATTGGATTCAGATTTCAAATTTCTTTTATCCTGAAGTAGCAAAATGTTTTCCTTTAAAATATCCGACTTTGTATTCATTTTGAATTAGGATTAGCCTAGTATATCATGATATCATCATAGGATTTTCAAAAGCTTATAATATCTAGACTGTTCCATTCTAGTGGCAGATAGGGCTATCTAGGTTATAGCTAATGTTTGAAGTTAACAAATGTAATATCCAAAATACTGGGTAGGAGTTGTCAATAATTCAATGGTGAGAGTTATTCTTTTAAGCTATGGTGTTTTGGACTTTGATGTGAGTGTCTAATACGGGTATATGTTCAATACAAATATGTGTTTAGAGGGTCATATCCCCATAACATGAGTGTCATACACAAATGCTTCAAGGAAAATAAAGTGTCTGAGTAACATAGCTGAAATTCAGGGTCTTTGACGATAATTACTGTTTGCTTTCATCTTCTGCAGTGATTCACATATAAGATAATTGCTAAATTGTGAAACATATGCATTTGTGTAATCTTTTCCCTTGCTTTGGTGTATTGTTgttaatcattggacatacaaaCATTTGTTAAtggaaaaaggggaagaaatttTCTCGAGATGACAATATTTAGTTGTTGGGAGCTAAATCATCCATTACATGTTTAAAGCTGAAAGCCGAGGTGCTAGTTGAATAACTAGTTAGTATCCAGTGGCTAAAATTCCACTTGTGTTTATCAATATTACAGAGGAAATGATAAGAGGTTTAACAAAACTCAGCTGGGAACGGGTTGATGTATACTTCAAAGGAAGCCGTCAAAGGATTCTTGCACATAGTACCATTCAGGCAAGTTATTCTTTACAAACTCATCGTCCTGCGGGTAGAATTAGCTgtctttctatatatatatatataaaaatcaaaCTGAAATCAAACTAAATACTATAAATAACTTGACTAACCTTAATCGAATTCCATTGGTTCGGATTAGTTCAAGTTATCATTCTCAttttatgtaaaatttttaaatttatctaATTTAGAAATAcagtatattttatattataaaagtaaatataaatataGAATTCGGTTAAAATAAGGACCCTCTTTTAACTTAGGATCAGATAATCGGTGCAAACAGAAGTTAACTTAATccgaatttaaattaaaaaaaaataaacgaaTCTAACTAGTCAGTATGTTACAAATagattttattttgatgttttttccCAACCCCATTTTGTATTCACGGGTTACCTCCCTGAAAGTGTCTGACAGAGTGGTACTATTTTATCACCATCTGGTTTTTCAGGTTAAAAGCTACTGGGTTAATTCGGATGGAGCTGATGTAGTCCAACATATGATTGACAATTTTCTCTTATAAGAGGTCCACATTTGTTATCTATTACCATATCATAAATTGCCAAACTGTCGGCGCGAGGTTGGAACGtggaaatttttttattacaAAGATGTCGTTATCAAAGGCGTACATGTAAATTTATTATTGGCatatgtatataggtatttaataaCCGTAGCTGTCTTATACGTGTTCAAATATTGTAAACCATTACTTAGTTCACAGGGCTCTCAACCTGGTTTATTTCCAGTCAGAAAATATTTGTAACCGTTAATAGCTTGGCAAATGGCAACAAGCTACACCACGTATGTGGGCGTTGGATTTTTGGTATGAGCCCAGAGTTATAATCAGAAGGACCCGGGAATGTCTTGTCGGTTGTGTTGGGTTTTTTCGGTTGCAGTTGGGCTTTAATGGATAAACTACCAGAATTTTATTATATTCATATTTAATGCTAATAAAAAGGCAGGAAAATCTATCCCAGATTCTCATCCCTCGAAGAAAGCTGAAAACAACTAAACAATGAATGAAAATTGAGATTTGAAGACACAGATTTTCACAgtgatgtttaaaaattaaatacagACTGTACTCCAACTTTCTTTTAGAGAATGCTATTGCTATCCCAACAGTGATGTGTCGGCTGAAGGATAGGGAAGAGTGAAATGACTTTGGGTTGAAATATTGAGTCGACAATCCTTACTTTACCCCTAAAGAAAACAGTTGTATTCCCTGTATAGAAGTTAGTCTGTATAGGAACTTGGAAATGTGACACTGACACTACACCAATGAAAGCAACACCCATAAATTTGAAGCCATAAATAAATGGACAAATTTTGAAACAAAGTAGTCTGTAAAATCATACATTAGATACTATCATTATGTGATGTGATCCGTATACTTGTCAACGTAATGCACCCCCACACGTTCAGTGTAATGAAGCCAATGAATAGATGAAACAATTGCCTGCCATCAAGTTGTTGCCAAGTGTATTCTTATTTATATGCTCACCTTCCTTCACTCTGTTCCTCACATTCACTCCTCAGCTACCCCTCACTTCACTTGTATCCACCACAAGCTTCATTGCAGAAACACCATTGTTGCTGCTTCTGCCTTTGATATAGGTGAACCCAAGATTCCAGGTTATAAAAAGGGTACTGTTTTTCTTtatcttttcctttccaagtttACTTACAATTTCTTCCTATCTTTTTTGGAGTTTCTGTCATTATGTCTTTTTGGGTCGAATATTGTTCTCTGTTAATTTCAGGCGAATGGATTTGTCTGGTTTTTCAAGTAGAAAGAGATAAATGTTGGTATTAATTTTTATTGTGCAAAGTTGAATATGGCTTTTGTTGTGGTCTTCACCATGGCCCAATGCCCCCAAAATGAAAAATTCTTGGAGATGTTGGTTCTTAGTTCAATGGGTTTCTAATATCTTGCATTCTAATTACAACTCTATATTACTTAGACTCGATTGCCTTCTGTTTTGGTTCAGATCGGGAGGATATTGGAGGGTTCAGCATGATAAAGCAATCAGCTACTAGAAACCAGAGGTACAAAGGGTTTAAGGTCAAGCATTTTGTGCATATGTGTGCCTTGCTTGCCCTTTGCATCTGGTTGCTGAACCAATTTAGAAACACTTACGAAAAGAAGGGCATTGGAATTGTCCAAAATGGGATGAATGAAGATGGAGCAATTAAACTTGGGAGGAAGGCCCTTGATCCTCAAGTACAAGGGTGGTCTGCGGTGAACAACGGAACCGGAGATGTTGAAGGTGAGATAGATGGGGAGAAAGCCGAAGGAGAAGAAAATGAAGTTGAGGATCTAATCGATGAAGAAGATACCGACAAGGAAAACGAAACTGTGGATTTAGTTATGGAGgaaatagtttagaatgatgaaAAGCAAAGTGGTAAAGCAAAATCACGGCTCTTTCAACCCATGCTATAAGACCACAGAATAGAATGGGAATCATACCATCACCAAGAAGCGGAGAATTGATTCTTTCTTGCAAATAGCAGACAAGGTTGACATTTATATGATGCtgcttttttcttctttcctcaGAATTATAGACTATAGCGGCTGCAGAACTGCACAAAATGGTTTAGCATTTGTCAAGATTGGCAATGAATGATTAGGAAGAAACAAAACCTGTGTAGTGTTGTATGAAGAAGAGTGTAACTTGTAAAAATATGACTTCATATTGTTCAAAGCATGCTTCTTTTGGATATCAGAAATTAGAGTAGGTTTTAATCAATAAACACGTCAGAATGTAGGGAATTCTACCCAAAGCAATAAAAGGTAACGTTTTTACTAAGAATCTTCACAAAATCGCCAAACTTTGGGATCTCTGACTTGGCACGCACTGCCACACAAAAGGATCAACTTGTCTCCATGAGCCTGAACAACAAACTTATTCTTCCTTGGTTAAAATCTTGATCCTTCTCCTTAAGTGCGAGTGTTGAATAAACTTCAAGCATACGAGCGTCAATAGAAACTCTAAAGGACCCAACAATCTATATAAGCACACTCTTGAAGGCCCTACCACTTTTCTTCATTCAGAACAAACACTAACCATCCATTAAAAATAACCACACTCCTCAGGCTACACGTCGGAGATGTTGCACTCCCCAGCCTCGAACCACCGCCTAGCTCAATCACAAACATCCCTCCTTTAATCAATAAGTGCCGACTTGGCTACTACATGTTGGAAATTGGTTTTACAAAAGAGGCCTAATggcatttttaaaataaaaaaaattcaaatataaaatttaccgTTAAATTGTTATTGGATTTTATATTCTAACTTGTGAAATTTAACACCAAAATTGATATGTTTAAAAATTAATTGCAAGTGAATGAGAAATTGTTCCTATTATACTCCCACCCCAATTTGGGTATGTGACGGCATGAGGAGTGGTTCAACAAATACTCACACATGGCCCTTTGCCTTGTATCTTCAATGGTGACCAACCAACCACCTGCACATTTCATACCACCCACTTTTGGTCTTTAAAAGGTGATTGCAATCATAAACCACCTAAAAATCCGACAAATGTAAGTGCatttatcaattaatagtataactACGGTGAACAAAGATATTATTTCCATGAggactaaaaatactagtaattactgtctttctattatttaaccgaaaAATTTGAgagattgattaaaactaaaattaactaaattaattaattaaagaacACGACAAAGAATGAATCAGGAAAACAAATGATTAACAACCAAAAAACGAAACAATACCGAAGAAAGAATCCACTTAGATTTCACCTGTCATTATCAATatgaattaaataatttcttCACTTAATATCTTGattcatagaaatccctaaattatgctaatatctcttttgagagtaagagcaactgaatctaggttgattaattgaaatttctttctaattaaaacccctattatcacactaactcgatctatgaatctccctattagattttactctaatccggtagatttatgtcgtcctgtTTCTAGGATTACATggaactccactcaattatgctagatctccTCTTAAACAGGTACTtttcctcctctgatttaagTACATCAAACATAAATTAATAGTCgggaaatattaaaccaagaattaaccacacataattgagaataacATCCAAATATTTATTGCgaaaaaatagaaatcaaacaACATAATCCATCCTAGGGTTAATTTCCCTAGGTATTTGGAAAATTAGTTCATGATAGCAAATAAAAACATCCCAAAGATAGGataaccacaagaaataaagaaattcataataaacttcaaagaaatcaaaa encodes:
- the LOC108475665 gene encoding uncharacterized protein LOC108475665 translates to MLTFLHSVPHIHSSATPHFTCIHHKLHCRNTIVAASAFDIGEPKIPGYKKDREDIGGFSMIKQSATRNQRYKGFKVKHFVHMCALLALCIWLLNQFRNTYEKKGIGIVQNGMNEDGAIKLGRKALDPQVQGWSAVNNGTGDVEGEIDGEKAEGEENEVEDLIDEEDTDKENETVDLVMEEIV